A single genomic interval of Mycolicibacterium sp. MU0053 harbors:
- the ggh gene encoding glucosylglycerate hydrolase, with protein sequence MAPDPSFTPTQLAARAAYLLRGNDLGSMTTAAPLLYPHMWSWDAAFVAVGLAPLSVERAVVELDTLLSAQWGNGMIPHIVFANGVDGYFPGPARWACSALAAHAPRTRHTSGITQPPVHAIAVQRILDHARRRGRSSRAVADAFLDRRWEDLVRWHRWLAECRDQNSRGRITLYHGWESGMDNSPRWDAAYANVIPGAVPEYQREDNSIITDATQRPSDGEYDRYLWLLEEMKSARYDDELLPKVMSFAVEDVFVSAIFSVACTVLAEIGEEQQRSRSDVRELYGWADRFRAGVIEGCDERTGGARDYDVHAQRWVATETAAQFAPLLCGGLPHDRERALLKLMEGPRFCGHPDLKYALIPSTSPVSRDFRAREYWRGPVWPVMTWLFSWAFGRRGWVERSSMLRREGLRQASDGTFAEYYEPFTGEPLGSMQQSWTAAAVLDWLG encoded by the coding sequence ATGGCCCCCGACCCCAGCTTCACGCCGACGCAGCTCGCGGCCCGCGCCGCCTACCTGCTGCGCGGCAACGATCTGGGCAGCATGACCACCGCGGCCCCCCTGTTGTATCCGCACATGTGGAGCTGGGACGCCGCCTTCGTGGCGGTCGGGTTGGCCCCGCTGAGTGTCGAACGCGCGGTCGTCGAGTTGGACACGTTGCTGTCTGCGCAGTGGGGCAACGGCATGATCCCGCACATCGTGTTCGCCAACGGGGTCGACGGGTACTTCCCGGGCCCGGCGCGGTGGGCCTGTTCGGCGCTGGCCGCCCACGCGCCGCGGACCCGGCACACCTCGGGGATCACCCAGCCGCCGGTGCACGCGATTGCCGTGCAGCGCATCCTCGACCATGCGCGCCGCCGCGGCCGCTCGAGCCGCGCGGTGGCTGACGCGTTCCTGGACCGCCGCTGGGAGGACCTGGTCCGCTGGCACCGGTGGTTGGCCGAGTGCCGCGATCAGAACTCGCGCGGCCGGATCACCCTGTACCACGGTTGGGAATCCGGGATGGACAACTCGCCGCGCTGGGATGCCGCCTACGCCAACGTGATTCCCGGCGCTGTGCCCGAGTATCAGCGCGAAGACAACAGCATCATCACCGACGCCACCCAACGTCCCTCCGACGGCGAGTACGACCGCTACCTGTGGCTGCTCGAGGAGATGAAGTCCGCTCGCTACGACGACGAATTACTGCCCAAGGTCATGAGTTTCGCGGTGGAGGACGTGTTCGTCTCGGCGATCTTCTCGGTGGCCTGTACGGTGTTGGCCGAGATCGGCGAGGAACAGCAGCGCTCCCGCAGCGACGTGCGGGAACTGTACGGGTGGGCGGACCGGTTCCGGGCCGGCGTCATCGAGGGGTGCGACGAAAGAACCGGCGGCGCCCGCGATTACGACGTGCATGCGCAGCGCTGGGTGGCCACCGAGACGGCGGCACAGTTCGCGCCGCTGCTGTGCGGCGGGCTGCCGCACGATCGGGAGCGGGCCCTGCTGAAGCTGATGGAGGGGCCGCGGTTCTGCGGACACCCGGACCTCAAGTACGCGCTGATCCCGTCGACGTCACCGGTGTCGCGCGATTTCCGGGCCCGCGAATACTGGCGCGGACCGGTGTGGCCGGTGATGACCTGGCTGTTCTCGTGGGCGTTCGGTCGCCGGGGTTGGGTCGAGCGGTCGTCGATGCTGCGCCGGGAAGGTCTGCGTCAGGCCAGCGACGGCACCTTCGCCGAGTACTACGAACCGTTCACCGGGGAACCCCTGGGCAGCATGCAGCAATCCTGGACCGCTGCGGCCGTGCTGGATTGGCTGGGTTGA
- a CDS encoding SDR family oxidoreductase, with protein MPTALITGASRGLGAAIASALAPTHTVLLAGRPSAELDAVAERLGAPTWPLELTDSESIEAGAEVLAELDVLVHCAGVAYPGRVSESSVEEWRATFEVNVTGAVALTLALLPQLRAAAGQVVFINSGSGRNPSPGLASYSASKFALRAFADSLRADEPGLRVTTVYPGRIDTDMQRDLTAYEGRDYDPARFLKPETVAQVVANVVATPPDGDVHEVVIRPR; from the coding sequence ATGCCGACCGCATTGATCACCGGTGCCTCCCGCGGCCTGGGTGCGGCGATCGCCTCCGCGCTGGCGCCCACCCACACCGTGCTGCTGGCCGGGCGACCGTCGGCCGAACTCGACGCCGTCGCCGAGCGCCTCGGCGCGCCGACCTGGCCGCTGGAGCTCACCGATTCCGAGAGCATCGAGGCCGGTGCCGAGGTGCTCGCCGAACTCGACGTGCTGGTGCACTGCGCCGGCGTGGCCTACCCGGGCCGGGTCAGCGAATCGTCGGTGGAGGAGTGGCGCGCCACGTTCGAGGTCAACGTCACCGGTGCCGTCGCCCTGACCCTGGCCCTGCTGCCGCAGTTGCGGGCGGCCGCCGGTCAGGTGGTGTTCATCAACTCCGGTTCGGGCCGCAACCCGTCCCCGGGGCTCGCGTCCTACTCGGCGAGCAAGTTCGCGTTGCGCGCGTTCGCCGACTCGCTGCGCGCCGACGAGCCCGGCCTGCGCGTGACCACGGTCTACCCCGGTCGGATCGACACCGACATGCAGCGCGACCTGACCGCCTACGAGGGGCGCGACTACGACCCGGCGCGCTTCTTGAAGCCGGAGACCGTCGCGCAGGTGGTTGCCAACGTCGTCGCCACACCGCCAGACGGCGACGTGCATGAGGTGGTCATCCGACCGCGCTAG